In the genome of Paramisgurnus dabryanus chromosome 18, PD_genome_1.1, whole genome shotgun sequence, one region contains:
- the LOC135776814 gene encoding olfactory receptor 5K1-like, whose translation MHNQTYFTIYTLMEPKDSKSYRHLYFTCFFILYVLILFLNIWLCVVIFLERALHEPMYIFLCNLCLNGIYGATGFYPKFLHDLLLDSYVIPSYMCALQAFAIYSSVKCEYCTLAVMAYDRHVAICRPLDYHSKLNKSFCVLLFVFCWSVPLITMMISVSLSNRLSLCKYHIDKLYCDNWSMVKLSCESTVTNNIYGFLVIVFMFGLFVFIMVSYIKLVIACKSSLECRRKFWQTCVPHIFALISFSIAVSFDLMYSKYGSSDFPEDLRNFLALEITIVPPILNPIIYGLKLKEIRKRLLKPFYKITKISG comes from the coding sequence atgcataacCAAACCTACTTTACGATTTACACCCTAATGGAACCAAAAGACTCAAAATCATACAGGCATTTATATTTCACATGCTTTTTCATTCTCTATGTTCTGATATTGTTTCTGAACATTTGGCTCTGTGTTGTTATTTTCTTGGAGAGAGCCCTTCATGAACCAATGTATATTTTTCTATGCAATCTCTGTTTAAATGGTATATATGGAGCTACAGGATTCTATCCTAAATTTCTACACGATTTATTATTGGATTCATATGTGATCCCTTCTTACATGTGTGCCTTACAAGCTTTTGCGATTTACAGTTCAGTTAAGTGTGAATATTGTACATTAGCAGTGATGGCTTATGACAGACATGTGGCTATATGCAGACCTTTAGACTAtcattcaaagctaaacaagtCTTTTTGTGTCCTTTTATTTGTCTTCTGTTGGTCTGTACCGTTAATTACAATgatgattagtgtttccttatCAAATAGGTTGTCATTATGTAAATATCATATTGATAAACTGTATTGTGACAACTGGTCAATGGTAAAGCTCTCATGTGAATCTACTGTCACCAATAACATTTATGGATTTCTggttattgtttttatgtttggcCTTTTTGTTTTCATTATGGTTTCATATATTAAACTTGTGATTGCATGTAAATCATCACTGGAGTGCAGAAGGAAGTTTTGGCAGACCTGTGTACCTCATATATTTGCATTGATAAGTTTCTCTATTGCAGTGTCTTTTGATCTAATGTACAGCAAGTATGGCTCAAGCGATTTCCCAGAGGATCTGCGTAATTTTTTGGCTTTAGAGATCACTATTGTGCCA